A genomic region of Trifolium pratense cultivar HEN17-A07 linkage group LG3, ARS_RC_1.1, whole genome shotgun sequence contains the following coding sequences:
- the LOC123913313 gene encoding uncharacterized protein LOC123913313 isoform X1: MAAIVTGDRYLEKLVKFVEQEAGPLIEGALVLKLNPSGLHYVQSRLESLHELESLLLGAPVDYLRAYVSDLGDHRALEQLRRILRLLTSLKVVSVLPPPFRDPTPLSFLPFGRLKVLELRGCDLSTSAAKGLLELRHTLEKIICHNSTDALRHVFASRITEIKDSPQWNRLSFVSCACNGLVLMDESLHLLPSVETLDLSRNKFAKVDNLNHCTKLKHLDLGFNHLRTFAPFTQVSCHIVKLVLRNNALTTLRGIENLKSLEGLDVSYNIISNFSELEFLVGLLYLTSLWLEGNPLCCARWYRAQVFSFFAYPEKLKLDDKEINATDFWKRQIIIASMHKQPASFGIYVPAKDEAIVEGGNNRRRKVCRVASIESEEEITSICSDQESQSCVNEIQNNEGPDLFDDETEIADLINKVEHMKKERSILWLREFRDWMGISSDKSVETWKNGRGTSHHQKENFFRNNTNQDQHGEFSRCASDSVLASGDESSMNILESDSSFADMSAWFHRQQYFDYRGSLGNASGASLSDSGGVDLDRFKSFSLQGINSSLSQSKNYHSDTIATQEAHRMTENVNISPLTTINDINGSQSSSMCPTSPPHFQEDLLHRRHNLVEEILQLSADSFSVASSNSNTSCSEVDCSEFEPSVPVVDSPSCKNVSVDGLISPNQHEEKICSPRQGNIHAGQNGIHSFGSSSDQTFKQRSIDFAAGAGDGESAPSASQQTDLFGKKKIRKKAKKRVISIVEENIDTNECAHEQEQINQGQISANLRQESGVEDFTEFCWRNCSTQENNDFIVTYFNTNIADSEANEVCSHCIRCNCILQMETNYKEREVAVLRSSHKKLYVLLINVASDGSGAVLSVFSCHKMEEVREVLVGMGLQLLRVNFEDGDTYLFVTRSIEMSRELLCTLLVFDSCRGNARCSIRSLEQVQVELFGNQICGGSNVSIYQYAMVLLCCNHGNEESWLSRSLFVIGGYVLLCIEDVQQLYSFSSDASVSPYYRIDSCCSIADITEMVIGVGDNCCVTLGLKCSLTEFYPSSRLNLVTVNHGNTALGSLKLKLRWFSKDNLLKFVSLLKAFHAEKVASHLVVRCTS, encoded by the exons ATGGCGGCCATTGTAACAGGAGATCGGTACCTTGAGAAGCTCGTTAAGTTCGTCGAACAAGAGGCGGGTCCTCTCATAGAAGGAGCCTTGGTCTTGAAGCTAAATCCCTCCGGCCTTCACTACGTCCAATCCAGGCTCGAGTCGCTTCATGAGTTAGAGAGTCTCCTCCTCGGAGCCCCCGTTGATTACCTCCGAGCCTATGTTTCCGACCTCGGCGATCACCGCGCCCTCGAGCAACTCCGGAGGATCCTTCGCCTCCTCACCTCTCTCAAGGTGGTTTCTGTTTTGCCACCTCCCTTTAGGGATCCCACTCCCTTGTCTTTCTTACCTTTTGGTAGGTTGAAGGTTCTTGAACTCAGGGGTTGCGACCTCTCAACTTCCGCTGCCAAAGGCTTGCTAGAGCTAAGGCATACTCTCGAGAAGATTATTTGTCACAATTCTACC gatgcTCTGCGGCATGTATTTGCTAGCAGGATAACGGAGATAAAGGATTCTCCCCAATGGAACCGCTTATCCTTTGTATCTTGTGCATGCAATGGCTTGGTTCTCATGGATGAGTCTTTGCACCTTCTCCCTTCTGTCGAAACGCTTGATCTTAGCAGGAACAAGTTTGCAAAAGTTGATAATCTGAATCACTGTACCAAATTGAAGCATTTGGACCTCGGTTTCAATCACCTCAGAACATTTGCTCCCTTCACCCAG GTTTCTTGTCACATTGTTAAACTTGTTTTGAGGAACAATGCTCTAACTACTTTGCGAGGAATTGAGAATTTGAAGTCACTCGAAGGACTTGATGTTTCCTACAATATTATTTCCAATTTTTCAGAGCTAGAGTTCCTTGTGGGACTTCTATATCTTACAAGCTTGTGGTTAGAAGGAAATCCTTTATGTTGTGCTCGATGGTATAGGGCACAAGTATTCAGTTTCTTTGCCTACCCAGAAAAG CTGAAGTTAGATGACAAGGAAATTAACGCTACAGATTTTTGGAAGCGACAAATAATTATTGCCAGTATGCATAAGCAACCTGCCAGTTTTGGGATTTATGTACCTGCCAAGGATGAGGCTATAGTGGAAGGTGGCAATAATAGAAGG AGAAAGGTCTGTCGTGTTGCCAGCATTGAGAGTGAAGAAGAGATCACTAGTATATGTTCTGATCAGGAGTCTCAGTCATGCGTGaatgaaattcaaaataacGAGGGTCCTGATTTATTTGATGATGAAACTGAAATAGCAGATTTGATAAATAAAGTTGAACATATGAAGAAAGAGCGTTCTATTCTTTGGTTGCGGGAATTTAGAGACTGGATGGGTATTTCTTCTGACAAATCGGTAGAAACTTGGAAAAACGGAAGAGGTACGTCACATCATCAGAAAGAAAATTTCTTCAGAAACAACACAAATCAGGATCAACATGGTGAATTCTCAAGATGCGCATCAGACTCTGTTCTAGCTTCAGGAGATGAAAGTAgcatgaatattttagaatcTGATAGTTCTTTTGCGGATATGTCTGCTTGGTTTCATAGACAGCAATACTTTGACTACAGAGGATCTCTAGGTAATGCTAGTGGGGCCTCTCTTTCTGACTCAGGGGGAGTGGATTTGGATCGTTTCAAATCTTTTTCACTTCAGGGAATTAATAGTTCCCTTTCACAATCTAAAAATTATCATTCTGACACGATTGCCACTCAAGAAGCACATCGAATGACTGAAAATGTCAACATCTCTCCATTGACCACCATTAATGATATAAATGGGTCTCAGTCATCATCTATGTGTCCTACATCTCCTCCTCACTTTCAAGAAGACCTTCTTCATCGCCGCCATAACTTGGTGGAGGAGATTTTGCAGCTATCAGCTGATTCCTTTTCAGTGGCATCTTCTAATAGTAACACAAGCTGCAGTGAAGTTGATTGCAGTGAGTTTGAACCATCAGTTCCCGTAGTTGATAGTCCCTCATGCAAAAATGTGAGTGTTGATGGACTTATATCTCCAAACCAACATGAGGAAAAGATTTGCAGCCCAAGACAAGGAAATATTCATGCAGGACAAAATGGAATTCACTCATTTGGTTCATCCAGTGACCAAACTTTTAAGCAGCGTTCAATTGATTTTGCTGCTGGTGCTGGTGACGGTGAAAGTGCACCATCTGCTAGCCAACAAACTGATTTGTTCGGGAAAAAGAAAATCAGAAAAAAAGCCAAGAAGAGAGTTATTTCAATCGTAGAAGAGAATATAGACACCAATGAGTGTGCTCATGAACAAGAGCAGATAAACCAAGGGCAGATTTCTGCAAATTTAAGGCAAGAATCAGGTGTTGAGGATTTCACTGAATTTTGTTGGCGAAATTGCTCCACCCAAGAGAATAATGATTTTATCGTGACATATTTCAATACAAATATTGCTGATTCTGAAGCCAATGAAGTGTGTAGTCATTGCATACGTTGTAATTGCATCCTTCAAATGGAGACAAACTATAAAGAAAG GGAAGTTGCAGTACTGCGGAGCAGCCATAAGAAGCTCTATGTGCTGCTAATCAATGTTGCTTCTGATGGATCAG GCGCAGTATTGAGTGTATTCAGTTGCCATAAGATGGAAGAAGTTCGGGAGGTGCTTGTTGGAATGGGACTTCAGTTGTTAAG GGTAAATTTTGAAGATGGGGATACGTACCTTTTTGTAACAAGAAGCATTGAAATGTCAAGAGAGTTACTATGTACCTTACTCGTGTTTGATTCATGTAGAGGAAATGCTAGATGCTCAATAAGAAG TTTGGAGCAGGTCCAGGTTGAGTTGTTTGGCAACCAAATATGTGGTGGTTCAAATGTCAGCATATATCAGTATGCAATGGTGCTCCTCTGTTGTAACCATGGCAATG AAGAATCATGGCTCTCAAGATCACTGTTTGTGATAGGAGGTTATGTGCTTTTATGCATTGAAGATGTCCAGCAACTGTATTCATTTTCATCAGATGCCTCTGTGTCTCCATATTACAGAATCGATTCATGTTGCTCCATTGCTGACATTACTGAGATG GTGATTGGGGTTGGTGACAACTGCTGTGTTACTTTAGGTCTGAAATGTTCACTGACAGAATTTTATCCCTCTAGCCGATTGAACCTTGTAACTGTCAATCATGGAAACACGGCGCTGGGCTCTCTGAAATTGAAGCTTCGGTGGTTCTCTAAAGATAACCTTTTGAAGTTTGTGTCTTTGCTGAAGGCATTCCATGCAGAAAAAGTGGCGTCACATTTGGTAGTAAGATGTACATCGTAA
- the LOC123913313 gene encoding uncharacterized protein LOC123913313 isoform X2, with protein sequence MAAIVTGDRYLEKLVKFVEQEAGPLIEGALVLKLNPSGLHYVQSRLESLHELESLLLGAPVDYLRAYVSDLGDHRALEQLRRILRLLTSLKVVSVLPPPFRDPTPLSFLPFGRLKVLELRGCDLSTSAAKGLLELRHTLEKIICHNSTDALRHVFASRITEIKDSPQWNRLSFVSCACNGLVLMDESLHLLPSVETLDLSRNKFAKVDNLNHCTKLKHLDLGFNHLRTFAPFTQVSCHIVKLVLRNNALTTLRGIENLKSLEGLDVSYNIISNFSELEFLVGLLYLTSLWLEGNPLCCARWYRAQVFSFFAYPEKLKLDDKEINATDFWKRQIIIASMHKQPASFGIYVPAKDEAIVEGGNNRRRKVCRVASIESEEEITSICSDQESQSCVNEIQNNEGPDLFDDETEIADLINKVEHMKKERSILWLREFRDWMGISSDKSVETWKNGRGTSHHQKENFFRNNTNQDQHGEFSRCASDSVLASGDESSMNILESDSSFADMSAWFHRQQYFDYRGSLGNASGASLSDSGGVDLDRFKSFSLQGINSSLSQSKNYHSDTIATQEAHRMTENVNISPLTTINDINGSQSSSMCPTSPPHFQEDLLHRRHNLVEEILQLSADSFSVASSNSNTSCSEVDCSEFEPSVPVVDSPSCKNVSVDGLISPNQHEEKICSPRQGNIHAGQNGIHSFGSSSDQTFKQRSIDFAAGAGDGESAPSASQQTDLFGKKKIRKKAKKRVISIVEENIDTNECAHEQEQINQGQISANLRQESGVEDFTEFCWRNCSTQENNDFIVTYFNTNIADSEANEVCSHCIRCNCILQMETNYKEREVAVLRSSHKKLYVLLINVASDGSGAVLSVFSCHKMEEVREVLVGMGLQLLRVNFEDGDTYLFVTRSIEMSRELLCTLLVFDSCRGNARCSIRRSRLSCLATKYVVVQMSAYISMQWCSSVVTMAMKNHGSQDHCL encoded by the exons ATGGCGGCCATTGTAACAGGAGATCGGTACCTTGAGAAGCTCGTTAAGTTCGTCGAACAAGAGGCGGGTCCTCTCATAGAAGGAGCCTTGGTCTTGAAGCTAAATCCCTCCGGCCTTCACTACGTCCAATCCAGGCTCGAGTCGCTTCATGAGTTAGAGAGTCTCCTCCTCGGAGCCCCCGTTGATTACCTCCGAGCCTATGTTTCCGACCTCGGCGATCACCGCGCCCTCGAGCAACTCCGGAGGATCCTTCGCCTCCTCACCTCTCTCAAGGTGGTTTCTGTTTTGCCACCTCCCTTTAGGGATCCCACTCCCTTGTCTTTCTTACCTTTTGGTAGGTTGAAGGTTCTTGAACTCAGGGGTTGCGACCTCTCAACTTCCGCTGCCAAAGGCTTGCTAGAGCTAAGGCATACTCTCGAGAAGATTATTTGTCACAATTCTACC gatgcTCTGCGGCATGTATTTGCTAGCAGGATAACGGAGATAAAGGATTCTCCCCAATGGAACCGCTTATCCTTTGTATCTTGTGCATGCAATGGCTTGGTTCTCATGGATGAGTCTTTGCACCTTCTCCCTTCTGTCGAAACGCTTGATCTTAGCAGGAACAAGTTTGCAAAAGTTGATAATCTGAATCACTGTACCAAATTGAAGCATTTGGACCTCGGTTTCAATCACCTCAGAACATTTGCTCCCTTCACCCAG GTTTCTTGTCACATTGTTAAACTTGTTTTGAGGAACAATGCTCTAACTACTTTGCGAGGAATTGAGAATTTGAAGTCACTCGAAGGACTTGATGTTTCCTACAATATTATTTCCAATTTTTCAGAGCTAGAGTTCCTTGTGGGACTTCTATATCTTACAAGCTTGTGGTTAGAAGGAAATCCTTTATGTTGTGCTCGATGGTATAGGGCACAAGTATTCAGTTTCTTTGCCTACCCAGAAAAG CTGAAGTTAGATGACAAGGAAATTAACGCTACAGATTTTTGGAAGCGACAAATAATTATTGCCAGTATGCATAAGCAACCTGCCAGTTTTGGGATTTATGTACCTGCCAAGGATGAGGCTATAGTGGAAGGTGGCAATAATAGAAGG AGAAAGGTCTGTCGTGTTGCCAGCATTGAGAGTGAAGAAGAGATCACTAGTATATGTTCTGATCAGGAGTCTCAGTCATGCGTGaatgaaattcaaaataacGAGGGTCCTGATTTATTTGATGATGAAACTGAAATAGCAGATTTGATAAATAAAGTTGAACATATGAAGAAAGAGCGTTCTATTCTTTGGTTGCGGGAATTTAGAGACTGGATGGGTATTTCTTCTGACAAATCGGTAGAAACTTGGAAAAACGGAAGAGGTACGTCACATCATCAGAAAGAAAATTTCTTCAGAAACAACACAAATCAGGATCAACATGGTGAATTCTCAAGATGCGCATCAGACTCTGTTCTAGCTTCAGGAGATGAAAGTAgcatgaatattttagaatcTGATAGTTCTTTTGCGGATATGTCTGCTTGGTTTCATAGACAGCAATACTTTGACTACAGAGGATCTCTAGGTAATGCTAGTGGGGCCTCTCTTTCTGACTCAGGGGGAGTGGATTTGGATCGTTTCAAATCTTTTTCACTTCAGGGAATTAATAGTTCCCTTTCACAATCTAAAAATTATCATTCTGACACGATTGCCACTCAAGAAGCACATCGAATGACTGAAAATGTCAACATCTCTCCATTGACCACCATTAATGATATAAATGGGTCTCAGTCATCATCTATGTGTCCTACATCTCCTCCTCACTTTCAAGAAGACCTTCTTCATCGCCGCCATAACTTGGTGGAGGAGATTTTGCAGCTATCAGCTGATTCCTTTTCAGTGGCATCTTCTAATAGTAACACAAGCTGCAGTGAAGTTGATTGCAGTGAGTTTGAACCATCAGTTCCCGTAGTTGATAGTCCCTCATGCAAAAATGTGAGTGTTGATGGACTTATATCTCCAAACCAACATGAGGAAAAGATTTGCAGCCCAAGACAAGGAAATATTCATGCAGGACAAAATGGAATTCACTCATTTGGTTCATCCAGTGACCAAACTTTTAAGCAGCGTTCAATTGATTTTGCTGCTGGTGCTGGTGACGGTGAAAGTGCACCATCTGCTAGCCAACAAACTGATTTGTTCGGGAAAAAGAAAATCAGAAAAAAAGCCAAGAAGAGAGTTATTTCAATCGTAGAAGAGAATATAGACACCAATGAGTGTGCTCATGAACAAGAGCAGATAAACCAAGGGCAGATTTCTGCAAATTTAAGGCAAGAATCAGGTGTTGAGGATTTCACTGAATTTTGTTGGCGAAATTGCTCCACCCAAGAGAATAATGATTTTATCGTGACATATTTCAATACAAATATTGCTGATTCTGAAGCCAATGAAGTGTGTAGTCATTGCATACGTTGTAATTGCATCCTTCAAATGGAGACAAACTATAAAGAAAG GGAAGTTGCAGTACTGCGGAGCAGCCATAAGAAGCTCTATGTGCTGCTAATCAATGTTGCTTCTGATGGATCAG GCGCAGTATTGAGTGTATTCAGTTGCCATAAGATGGAAGAAGTTCGGGAGGTGCTTGTTGGAATGGGACTTCAGTTGTTAAG GGTAAATTTTGAAGATGGGGATACGTACCTTTTTGTAACAAGAAGCATTGAAATGTCAAGAGAGTTACTATGTACCTTACTCGTGTTTGATTCATGTAGAGGAAATGCTAGATGCTCAATAAGAAG GTCCAGGTTGAGTTGTTTGGCAACCAAATATGTGGTGGTTCAAATGTCAGCATATATCAGTATGCAATGGTGCTCCTCTGTTGTAACCATGGCAATG AAGAATCATGGCTCTCAAGATCACTGTTTGTGA
- the LOC123918305 gene encoding uncharacterized protein LOC123918305 isoform X2 yields MAAYASCSISSAALPFFQQRRIPLLQPPPSFSSPFNNTGGGGGGTLIPQCLNGKKRFSLKFSNKHRFTSIHTRSTNDDEIDTSNKQTKKAPFGYSRKDVILIGLGVTFLGIALKSGLEFAGVDPLQAGNVVQLVLVLGLTVGWISTYIFRVSNKEMTYAQQLRDYESKVMEKRLESLTEAELQVLLQEVEEEKSR; encoded by the exons ATGGCAGCATATGCTTCTTGTTCTATTTCCTCTGCTGCTTTACCCTTTTTCCAACAACGGAGGATCCCACTACTACAACCTCCACCTTCTTTTTCTTCACCTTTCAATAACACAG gaggaggaggaggcgGAACACTCATCCCCCAATGTTTAAATGGAAAAAAGAGATTCAGCCTAAAGTTTTCAAACAAACATAGATTCACTTCAATCCATACTAGAAGTACCAATGATGATGAAATTGACACCTCTAATAAACAGACAAAG AAGGCACCATTTGGATATTCAAGGAAAGATGTCATTTTAATTGGACTTGGAGTTACTTTCCTTGGCATTGCCTTAAAATCCGGACTAGAGTTTGCCGGAGTTGATCCACTCCAAGCTGGAAATGTGGTTCAACTTGTGCTTGTTTTGGGCCTCACAGTTGGATGGATCTCCACATATATCTTCAGAGTTTCAAACAAGGAAATGACATATGCACAGCAGCTACGTGACTACGAAAGCAAAGTCATGGAG AAACGATTAGAGTCCCTAACAGAAGCAGAGCTACAAGTACTGCTtcaagaagttgaggaagagaaGAGTCGTTAG
- the LOC123918305 gene encoding uncharacterized protein LOC123918305 isoform X1, with amino-acid sequence MAAYASCSISSAALPFFQQRRIPLLQPPPSFSSPFNNTGGRGGGGGGTLIPQCLNGKKRFSLKFSNKHRFTSIHTRSTNDDEIDTSNKQTKKAPFGYSRKDVILIGLGVTFLGIALKSGLEFAGVDPLQAGNVVQLVLVLGLTVGWISTYIFRVSNKEMTYAQQLRDYESKVMEKRLESLTEAELQVLLQEVEEEKSR; translated from the exons ATGGCAGCATATGCTTCTTGTTCTATTTCCTCTGCTGCTTTACCCTTTTTCCAACAACGGAGGATCCCACTACTACAACCTCCACCTTCTTTTTCTTCACCTTTCAATAACACAG gaggaagaggaggaggaggaggcgGAACACTCATCCCCCAATGTTTAAATGGAAAAAAGAGATTCAGCCTAAAGTTTTCAAACAAACATAGATTCACTTCAATCCATACTAGAAGTACCAATGATGATGAAATTGACACCTCTAATAAACAGACAAAG AAGGCACCATTTGGATATTCAAGGAAAGATGTCATTTTAATTGGACTTGGAGTTACTTTCCTTGGCATTGCCTTAAAATCCGGACTAGAGTTTGCCGGAGTTGATCCACTCCAAGCTGGAAATGTGGTTCAACTTGTGCTTGTTTTGGGCCTCACAGTTGGATGGATCTCCACATATATCTTCAGAGTTTCAAACAAGGAAATGACATATGCACAGCAGCTACGTGACTACGAAAGCAAAGTCATGGAG AAACGATTAGAGTCCCTAACAGAAGCAGAGCTACAAGTACTGCTtcaagaagttgaggaagagaaGAGTCGTTAG
- the LOC123916769 gene encoding uncharacterized protein LOC123916769 → MGNVASCTPTKVVFKVLLLDGRIEAYTKAIRAAELMLEYPGQFVCDSSYLKVGHRIQGLLADEELQRRKFYFLLPMELLYSVLTHEEMSTLNYKASRATKHASFNNLGKIFPVLSEFCMFPSEAKRIVSEAHNYYEIVGEETEPVQRYSKQRSWKPALETIDETSSRP, encoded by the coding sequence ATGGGAAATGTTGCTTCTTGTACTCCAACCAAAGTGGTGTTTAAGGTGTTATTGTTAGATGGGAGAATAGAAGCATACACAAAAGCAATAAGAGCTGCAGAGCTGATGCTAGAATATCCTGGACAGTTTGTTTGTGACTCAAGCTACCTCAAAGTAGGCCATCGAATTCAAGGACTATTAGCCGATGAAGAACTTCAAAGGCGCAAATTTTACtttcttctaccaatggagctGCTCTACTCTGTGCTAACCCATGAAGAAATGAGCACTCTTAACTACAAAGCATCAAGGGCAACAAAGCATGCCAGTTTCAACAATTTGGGAAAGATATTTCCTGTTTTGAGTGAGTTCTGTATGTTCCCTTCGGAGGCAAAGAGAATAGTATCAGAAGCTCATAATTATTATGAGATTGTAGGGGAGGAGACAGAACCAGTTCAAAGGTACTCCAAGCAGAGATCTTGGAAACCAGCCCTGGAGACCATTGACGAAACTTCTTCAAGGCCTTAA
- the LOC123917770 gene encoding ABC transporter I family member 17 has protein sequence MSSAVLEHLLDVDEQQQEQHKFKIKNLRKESDDGKIHILKGITVDIPKGVIVGIIGPSGSGKSTLLRALNRLWEPPSSSIFLDAQDICHLDVLSLRRKVAMLFQLPALFEGTVAENVRYGPQLRGIKLTDDEVRKLLIMADLDAASFMDKSGSDLSVGQAQRVALARTLANSPEVLLLDEPTSALDPISTENIEGALMKLNKNQGMTLIMVSHSIKQIQRMADVVCLLVDGEIVEVLKPNQLSQAKHPMARRFLELSS, from the exons ATGTCTTCTGCTGttttag AGCACTTGTTGGATGTGGATGAACAGCAGCAGGAGCAACACAAATTCAAGATTAAAAATCTGAGAAAAGAATCCGATGATGGGAAAATTCACATACTGAAAGGAATCACCGTTGACATCCCAAAGGGTGTGATTGTTGGGATCATAGGCCCTAGTGGTAGCGGCAAGTCAACTCTCTTGAGGGCTTTGAATCGCCTCTGGGAGCCACCTTCCTCCTCCATATTCCTCGATGCCCAAGATATCTGCCACCTTGACGTCCTTTCCCTCCGCCGCAAGGTTGCAATGCTCTTTCAGCTCCCTGCTCTCTTTGAAGGGACAGTTGCCGAGAATGTGAGGTATGGTCCACAACTTAGAGGAATAAAGTTAACAGATGATGAGGTGCGCAAGTTGCTCATAATGGCAGACCTTGATGCTGCTTCTTTCATGGATAAGTCTGGTTCTGACCTCTCTGTGGGTCAGGCTCAAAGAGTTGCACTTGCTAGAACTCTAGCTAACTCACCTGAG GTTTTGCTGCTGGATGAGCCTACTAGTGCATTAGATCCAATATCCACAGAAAACATTGAAGGTGCCTTGATGAAGTTGAACAAGAATCAGGGTATGACACTCATCATGGTTTCCCATAGCATCAAACAAATCCAGAGGATGGCTGACGTTGTGTGTTTGCTTGTTGATGGTGAAATTGTTGAAGTTCTTAAGCCTAATCAACTCTCTCAAGCTAAGCATCCCATGGCAAGGAGGTTTCTTGAACTCAGTTCTTAA
- the LOC123913904 gene encoding ERAD-associated E3 ubiquitin-protein ligase component HRD3A, with amino-acid sequence MPIPTANLLFSISFLLLLSSISFLTLSVAARPYVLVLSQEDFKDDVPPDSDSSAEWDEFGDSDSHKSEEDLDPGSWRQIFEPSPTDPQPQSDTELLYYSSVSKLITGDSRLMEEGSGEIEAAAESGYPAAQSVLGFLWGMGLFRERSKQKAFVYHHFASEGGNMQSKMALAYLYTRQDMFDKSVKLYAELAEVAVNSFLISKDSPVIEPVRLHNGAEENKEALRKSKGEEDDDFQILEYQAQKGNAAAMYKVGLFYYFGLRGLRRDHSKALSWFLKAVDKGEPRSMELLGEIYARGAGVERNYTKAFEWLTLASKHHLYSAYNGIGYLYVKGYGVDSKNYTKAKEYFEKAADNEEVGGHYNLGVMYLKGIGVKRDVKLACKFFIVAANHGQPKAFYQLAKIFHLGVGFKKNIPLATALYKLVAERGPWSSLSRWALEAYLKGDVGKAYMLYSRMAEMGYEVAQSNAAWILDKYGERSMCMGESGFCTDAERHQRAHSLWWQASEQGNEHAALLIGDAYYYGRGTARDYDRAAEAYMHAKSQSNAQAMFNLGYMHEHGQGLPLDLHLAKRYYDEALEHDPAAKLPVTLALTSLWVRKNHADSLLVHIIDSLPDVYPKLEAWVENVLLEEGNATILTLFACLLTVLYLRERQRRQAVVVAGEVAQPNRPNELGVPAPM; translated from the exons atgccaATTCCCACCGCCAACTTATTATTTAGTATatcatttcttcttcttctaagtAGTATCTCCTTCCTCACCCTCTCCGTCGCCGCACGCCCCTATGTTCTTGTCCTCTCCCAGGAAGATTTCAAAGACGATGTCCCTCCTGATTCCGATTCCTCCGCCGAGTGGGACGAGTTCGGCGACTCTGATTCCCACAAGTCCGAAGAGGATCTTGACCCTGGATCATGGCGCCAAATCTTCGAACCCTCCCCTACAGACCCCCAACCCCAATCAGATACTGAGCTTCTCTACTACTCCTCCGTCTCCAAACTAATCACTGGGGACTCCCGTCTAATGGAAGAGGGCTCCGGTGAGATTGAGGCGGCTGCCGAATCTGGCTACCCTGCTGCACAATcagttttagggtttttgtgGGGAATGGGTCTTTTTCGAGAGAGGAGCAAACAGAAAGCATTTGTTTATCATCACTTTGCTTCTGAGGGTGGCAATATGCAATCCAAAATGGCTCTCGCCTATCTCTACACTCGTCAAGAT ATGTTTGATAAATCGGTTAAGCTTTATGCTGAATTGGCTGAAGTTGCTGTAAATAGTTTTCTTATTTCCAAAGATTCTCCTGTCATTGAACCCGTTAGGCTACACAATGGAGCTGAAGAGAACAAAGAGGCACTCAGAAAGTCTAAAGGGGAAGAGGACGACGACTTTCAGATTCTCGAATATCAGGCACAGAAAGGGAATGCAGCTGCAATGTACAAAGTCGGTCTCTTTTACTACTTCGGCCTTCGTGGATTGAGGCGTGACCATTCCAAGGCACTCTCTTGGTTCTTGAAGGCAGTCGACAAGGGTGAGCCTCGTTCTATGGAACTTCTCGGAGAGATATATGCCAGGGGAGCTGGTGTTGAGAGAAACTACACTAAAGCCTTTGAATGGCTTACTCTTGCATCTAAACACCACCTCTACTCTGCTTATAATGGGATTGGTTATTTGTATGTCAAAGGCTACGGAGTCGACAGCAAGAATTACACTAAA GCAAAAGAGTATTTTGAAAAGGCTGCTGATAACGAAGAGGTTGGTGGCCATTATAACCTGGGTGTCATGTATCTCAAGGGAATTGGAGTCAAAAGAGATGTGAAGTTGGCATGTAAGTTCTTTATAGTGGCTGCCAATCACGGTCAACCGAAGGCTTTCTACCAGCTTGCAAAGATTTTTCATCTTGGTGTTGGGTTCAAGAAGAACATTCCATTG GCTACTGCCCTATACAAGTTAGTTGCAGAACGAGGTCCATGGAGTTCTTTGTCCAGATGGGCACTAGAAGCATACTTAAAAGGTGATGTTGGCAAGGCTTATATGTTGTATTCAAGAATGGCTGAGATGGGCTATGAGGTGGCACAGAGTAATGCTGCTTGGATTCTTGACAAATATGGAGAACGAAGCATGTGCATGGGTGAATCTGGATTTTGCACTGATGCAGAAAGGCATCAGCGGGCACATTCTTTGTGGTGGCAAGCTTCTGAGCAGGGTAATGAACATGCTGCTTTACTAATTGGAGATGCATATTACTATGGTCGG GGAACTGCCAGGGATTATGACCGAGCTGCGGAGGCTTACATGCATGCCAAATCACAATCTAATGCACAAGCTATGTTCAATCTCGGATACATGCATGAGCATGGCCAAGGACTTCCCCTTGACCTTCATCTAGCCAAACGTTACTATGATGAAGCTCTAGAGCACGACCCGGCAGCTAAGTTGCCGGTCACACTGGCTCTTACAAGCTTGTGGGTTCGGAAGAACCATGCTGACAGTTTATTG gtcCACATAATTGATTCTTTGCCAGATGTCTATCCAAAATTGGAAGCTTGGGTAGAGAACGTGCTTTTGGAGGAGGGAAATGCTACGATTCTAACCCTCTTTGCATGCCTCCTAACTGTGCTGTATCTACGCGAGAGGCAACGGAGGCAAGCTGTTGTTGTAGCTGGAGAGGTCGCTCAGCCAAATCGCCCTAATGAACTTGGTGTGCCTGCACCCATGTAA